From Falco cherrug isolate bFalChe1 chromosome 4, bFalChe1.pri, whole genome shotgun sequence, one genomic window encodes:
- the LOC114014702 gene encoding dual specificity calcium/calmodulin-dependent 3',5'-cyclic nucleotide phosphodiesterase 1A-like, with protein sequence MKSGMGSVQVCQHWLTELEIFAMIFAAAIHDYEHTGTTNNFHIQTRSDSAVLYNDRSVLENHHVSAAYRLLQDDEEMNILSNLSKDDWR encoded by the exons ATGAAGTCTGGGATGGGTTCGGTCCAGGTTTGTCAG CACTGGCTGACAGAGCTGGAGATCTTCGCTATGATCTTTGCAGCTGCCATCCATGACTATGAACACACTGGCACCACCAACAACTTTCATATCCAGACACG GTCAGACTCAGCCGTTCTATATAATGACCGGTCTGTGCTTGAAAATCACCACGTTAGTGCAGCGTATCGTCTTTTGCAAGATGATGAAGAGATGAATATTTTATCTAATCTCTCAAAGGATGACTGGAGGTAA
- the LSM5 gene encoding U6 snRNA-associated Sm-like protein LSm5: MAANATTNPSQLLPLELVDKCIGSRIHIVMKSDKEIVGTLLGFDDFVNMVLEDVTEFEITPEGRRITKLDQILLNGNNITMLVPGGEGPEV; the protein is encoded by the exons ATGGCGGCGAACGCGACCACAaacccttcccagctgctgccgcTCG AACTTGTGGACAAATGCATAGGTTCCCGCATTCATATTGTGATGAAAAGTGATAAAGAAATTGTTGGAACGCTTCTAGGATTCGATGACTTTGTCA ATATGGTGTTAGAAGATGTTACGGAATT TGAGATTACACCTGAGGGCAGAAGAATCACAAAGCTAGACCAGATTTTGCTAAATGGAAACAATATAACAATG CTGGTTCCTGGAGGGGAAGGACCTGAAGTATAA